A region from the Aeromicrobium choanae genome encodes:
- the arsC gene encoding arsenate reductase (glutaredoxin) (This arsenate reductase requires both glutathione and glutaredoxin to convert arsenate to arsenite, after which the efflux transporter formed by ArsA and ArsB can extrude the arsenite from the cell, providing resistance.), producing MDATIYHHPRCTTSRKTLDRIREAGIEPTIVKYVDEGWTEQQLRDLFAAAGLTPAQAVRKRDPHYAELGLADATDEQILAAMVEHPVLVERPFVVTDKGTRLARPIESVDEIL from the coding sequence GTGGACGCGACGATCTATCACCATCCCCGCTGCACGACCTCACGCAAGACGCTCGATCGGATCCGCGAGGCCGGGATCGAGCCGACCATCGTGAAGTACGTGGACGAGGGCTGGACCGAGCAGCAGCTGCGCGACCTGTTCGCCGCCGCCGGGCTCACCCCGGCCCAGGCCGTCCGCAAGCGCGACCCGCACTACGCCGAGCTCGGCCTCGCCGACGCCACCGACGAGCAGATCCTCGCGGCGATGGTGGAGCATCCCGTGCTCGTCGAGCGGCCCTTCGTCGTCACCGACAAGGGCACACGTCTGGCCCGACCGATCGAGTCGGTCGACGAGATCCTCTGA
- a CDS encoding HNH endonuclease signature motif containing protein → MDVVGGLRSGQRFLAEARSRDLGSLSPEQLAAETVALHSLEREVGALRMALLAAADQRDAHRATDAPNLTALVATGSGVTRREAAREIRLAHRIEAAPRVKDAMAAPGMSTAKAAIVTDALDTLPTGLTAQQRDQVEQDMVAAAQVMTAEQLRRKARRAVEVVDVERADRIENSQLQRDESAQRQLREFWIGRPDETTGLVPFGGKTDAVTADMLRAVVESKTSPRRRALTETGVEDPHLEPREKAGEAFAEIVRHLPREGYGNHGGVAATLVVTVDEKTLRGETDRAGVTEFGTTVSAGQLRNLACGAGILPVVMNGASQVLDEGRVKRHHTAAQRIALAQRDQGCAFPQCDRPPGWTEAHHAIPWSEHGQTNLDTGVLLCSHHHHRVHDAHIAIRFSTDDGTPEFRLHGQWQRNRRYRRVAA, encoded by the coding sequence GTGGACGTCGTCGGTGGGCTCAGATCGGGGCAGCGGTTCCTGGCTGAAGCGCGCTCGCGCGACCTGGGTTCGCTGAGTCCCGAACAGTTGGCGGCCGAGACGGTTGCCCTCCACTCCCTCGAGCGCGAGGTCGGTGCGCTCAGGATGGCGCTGCTCGCTGCGGCGGACCAGAGGGATGCCCACCGCGCCACGGACGCACCGAACCTGACCGCGCTCGTGGCCACGGGGTCTGGTGTCACGCGGCGCGAGGCGGCGCGGGAGATTCGTCTGGCGCATCGGATCGAGGCGGCGCCCCGGGTGAAGGACGCGATGGCGGCGCCGGGCATGTCGACGGCCAAGGCCGCGATCGTGACCGACGCGCTCGACACGTTGCCTACCGGACTGACGGCGCAGCAACGCGATCAGGTCGAGCAGGACATGGTCGCCGCGGCGCAAGTGATGACCGCGGAGCAACTCCGCCGCAAGGCCCGCCGGGCCGTCGAGGTGGTCGACGTCGAACGCGCCGACCGGATCGAGAACAGCCAACTCCAGAGGGACGAGTCCGCCCAGCGTCAGCTGCGGGAGTTCTGGATCGGCCGGCCCGACGAGACCACCGGCCTGGTCCCGTTCGGCGGGAAGACGGACGCGGTCACCGCGGACATGCTGCGCGCCGTGGTCGAGTCCAAGACCAGCCCGCGCCGCCGCGCCCTCACCGAGACCGGCGTCGAGGACCCGCACCTGGAGCCGCGCGAGAAAGCCGGCGAGGCGTTCGCCGAGATCGTGCGCCACCTGCCGCGCGAGGGGTACGGCAACCACGGAGGCGTCGCCGCCACGCTCGTGGTCACGGTCGACGAGAAGACCCTGCGCGGTGAGACCGACCGGGCCGGCGTCACCGAGTTCGGCACCACGGTCAGCGCGGGCCAGCTCCGCAATCTCGCCTGCGGCGCCGGGATCCTCCCGGTCGTGATGAACGGGGCCAGCCAGGTGCTCGACGAGGGCCGAGTCAAACGCCACCACACGGCGGCCCAAAGGATCGCCCTCGCGCAACGCGACCAGGGCTGCGCATTCCCGCAGTGCGACCGGCCACCGGGCTGGACCGAGGCCCACCACGCGATCCCCTGGAGCGAACACGGCCAGACGAACCTCGACACCGGGGTCCTGCTCTGCTCACACCACCATCACCGCGTCCACGACGCCCACATCGCGATCAGGTTCAGCACCGACGACGGCACTCCCGAGTTCAGGCTGCACGGCCAGTGGCAGCGCAACCGCCGCTACCGACGCGTGGCCGCATGA
- a CDS encoding HpcH/HpaI aldolase/citrate lyase family protein, with amino-acid sequence MRNPRAFLRPLAVGAPKPSSDVPFRPSRMIHFFDPSNEKMAAKVPDIAKKVDIILGNLEDAVKTEKKEAARQGLVDIAKATEFGDTQLWTRVNSLDSPWVLDDIITLVTEIGDKLDVIMVPKVEGAQDIHYVDRLLAQLEARAGLDHQILVHAILETAEGVANVEEIAAASPRMQGISLGPADLAASRRMKTTRVGGGHPGYIVRQDPTGEDLTVGRTTYQQDLWHYTIARMVDACAMNDILPFYGPFGDIKDVVACEDQFRNAFLLGCVGAWSLHPVQIDIAKKVFSPSPEDVAHAKRVVEAMGDGSGAVMIDGKMEDDASCKQCLVMLDLARSLAERDPDLATAYDL; translated from the coding sequence GTGCGCAATCCCCGTGCCTTCCTGCGTCCGCTCGCCGTCGGCGCCCCGAAGCCCAGCTCCGACGTCCCGTTCCGCCCGAGCCGGATGATCCACTTCTTCGACCCGAGCAACGAGAAGATGGCCGCGAAGGTGCCGGACATCGCGAAGAAGGTCGACATCATCCTCGGCAACCTCGAGGACGCAGTGAAGACCGAGAAGAAGGAAGCCGCGCGCCAGGGCCTGGTCGACATCGCGAAGGCGACCGAGTTCGGCGACACCCAGCTGTGGACTCGCGTGAACAGCCTCGACTCCCCGTGGGTCCTCGACGACATCATCACCCTCGTCACCGAGATCGGCGACAAGCTCGACGTCATCATGGTGCCGAAGGTCGAGGGCGCCCAGGACATCCACTACGTCGATCGCCTGCTGGCCCAGCTCGAGGCCCGCGCCGGCCTCGACCACCAGATCCTCGTGCACGCCATCCTCGAGACCGCCGAGGGCGTCGCCAACGTCGAGGAGATCGCCGCGGCCAGCCCGCGCATGCAGGGCATCAGCCTCGGCCCGGCCGACCTGGCCGCCAGCCGCCGCATGAAGACCACCCGCGTCGGCGGCGGGCACCCCGGCTACATCGTGCGCCAGGACCCGACCGGCGAGGACCTCACCGTCGGCCGCACCACGTACCAGCAGGACCTGTGGCACTACACGATCGCGCGCATGGTCGACGCCTGCGCGATGAACGACATCCTCCCGTTCTACGGCCCGTTCGGTGACATCAAGGACGTCGTCGCGTGCGAGGACCAGTTCCGCAACGCCTTCCTGCTCGGCTGCGTCGGCGCGTGGAGCCTGCACCCCGTGCAGATCGACATCGCCAAGAAGGTCTTCTCCCCCAGCCCCGAGGACGTCGCGCACGCGAAGCGCGTCGTCGAGGCGATGGGCGACGGCTCCGGTGCCGTGATGATCGACGGGAAGATGGAGGACGACGCCTCCTGCAAGCAGTGCCTCGTCATGCTCGACCTGGCCCGGTCCCTGGCCGAGCGCGATCCCGACCTGGCCACGGCCTACGACCTCTGA
- a CDS encoding HpcH/HpaI aldolase/citrate lyase family protein: MTQIRPRRSVLYMPGANERALEKAKSIDADALILDLEDSVSPDAKDTGRANVCAAVTSGEYGHRELAIRVNSIGTQWHDDDIAAAAKAGPDAILVPKVESAEQVRELVAAIEAAGAPESTQLWAMIETPKALLHAEEIAAAHERLTVIVMGTNDIVNETYGLHVPGRNALVLTSLAWTLLAVRAAGKVVIDGVYNDVKDAEGFAAEARQGREMGFDGKTLIHPSQVEPANEAFAPSAADVERAEGMIAAFDEAAAENKGVATYNGKMIEELHIRDAKRILAYAEALQGR, from the coding sequence ATGACGCAGATCCGCCCCCGCCGTTCCGTCCTCTACATGCCGGGCGCCAACGAGCGCGCACTGGAGAAGGCCAAGTCGATCGACGCCGACGCGCTGATCCTCGATCTCGAGGACTCGGTCTCGCCCGACGCGAAGGACACCGGCCGCGCCAACGTGTGCGCCGCCGTGACCTCGGGCGAGTACGGCCACCGTGAGCTCGCCATCCGGGTGAACTCGATCGGCACGCAGTGGCACGACGACGACATCGCCGCCGCCGCCAAGGCCGGCCCGGACGCGATCCTGGTGCCCAAGGTCGAGTCGGCCGAGCAGGTGCGCGAACTCGTCGCCGCCATCGAGGCCGCCGGCGCGCCGGAGTCCACGCAGCTGTGGGCCATGATCGAGACGCCGAAGGCGCTACTGCACGCCGAGGAGATCGCCGCCGCGCACGAGCGCCTCACGGTGATCGTCATGGGCACGAACGACATCGTCAACGAGACGTACGGCCTGCACGTGCCCGGGCGCAACGCCCTCGTCCTCACGTCCCTCGCGTGGACGCTGCTGGCCGTCCGCGCCGCGGGCAAGGTCGTCATCGACGGCGTCTACAACGACGTCAAGGACGCCGAGGGCTTCGCCGCCGAGGCCCGCCAGGGCCGCGAGATGGGCTTCGACGGCAAGACGCTCATCCACCCTTCGCAGGTCGAGCCGGCCAACGAGGCGTTCGCGCCGAGCGCGGCCGACGTCGAGCGCGCCGAGGGCATGATCGCCGCCTTCGACGAGGCCGCCGCCGAGAACAAGGGCGTCGCCACGTACAACGGCAAGATGATCGAGGAGCTGCACATCCGCGACGCGAAGCGGATCCTGGCCTACGCCGAGGCCTTGCAGGGTCGCTGA
- a CDS encoding FUSC family protein, with protein sequence MTTSDRLPFRRLRLPHSDVSVRDRLERVRHSWRLLLRLAVATGGSYAIATYAFGHTQAFFAPIAAVIAMTAGAGRRQRVVFELVLGVAFGVLVGELLILAIGRGTWQIALVASLTAVVAMLFNLTGMALTQAINSGLLLAAVVPLAGASNPAMTRFIDALVGGLCGFAMMLALPRNTKRDIDESLQKLLAGLAEVLAHVGDAMRTHDVAVAEKALTEARETQPVIESLQATATNVSEIARLAPMRWNQRADVARYAGSVNDLDNALRDARVLARRVASMLRHGERAPERLTESVETLVTAVRIYADEFASAVDLERANERLVHASDLAMHAMGDRLTVNTASIAAQVRSLAADLLMAGGVPRSALDDLLDVD encoded by the coding sequence GTGACCACCAGCGACCGGCTCCCGTTCCGCCGGTTGCGCCTGCCCCACTCCGACGTCTCGGTGCGCGACCGCCTCGAGCGCGTCCGTCACAGCTGGCGGCTGCTGCTGCGTCTCGCGGTGGCCACCGGCGGGTCCTACGCGATCGCCACCTACGCCTTCGGGCACACGCAGGCATTCTTCGCCCCGATCGCCGCCGTCATCGCGATGACGGCCGGAGCCGGGCGACGCCAGCGCGTGGTCTTCGAGCTGGTGCTCGGAGTCGCCTTCGGCGTGCTCGTCGGGGAGCTGCTGATCCTGGCCATCGGTCGCGGCACCTGGCAGATCGCGCTCGTCGCCTCGCTGACCGCGGTGGTCGCGATGCTGTTCAACCTCACCGGGATGGCGCTCACGCAGGCGATCAACTCCGGCCTCCTGCTCGCGGCGGTGGTCCCGTTGGCCGGCGCGTCGAACCCGGCCATGACGCGCTTCATCGACGCCCTCGTCGGCGGCCTGTGCGGGTTCGCGATGATGCTCGCGCTGCCGCGCAACACGAAGCGCGACATCGACGAGAGCCTGCAGAAGCTGCTGGCCGGACTGGCCGAGGTGCTGGCGCACGTCGGCGACGCGATGCGCACGCACGACGTCGCGGTCGCCGAGAAGGCACTCACCGAGGCTCGCGAGACCCAGCCCGTCATCGAGTCGCTGCAGGCCACGGCCACGAATGTCAGCGAGATCGCCCGCCTCGCACCCATGCGCTGGAACCAGCGCGCCGACGTCGCTCGCTACGCCGGAAGCGTCAACGACCTGGACAACGCCCTGCGCGACGCGCGGGTGCTGGCTCGCCGCGTCGCCTCCATGCTGCGCCACGGGGAGCGGGCGCCCGAGCGTCTGACCGAATCCGTGGAGACCCTCGTGACCGCCGTGCGGATCTACGCCGACGAGTTCGCCTCGGCCGTGGACCTGGAGCGGGCGAACGAGCGGCTGGTCCACGCCTCCGACCTGGCGATGCACGCGATGGGCGACCGGCTCACGGTCAACACCGCCTCGATCGCCGCCCAGGTCCGGTCGCTGGCAGCCGATCTGCTGATGGCCGGGGGAGTGCCGCGCAGCGCCCTGGATGACCTCCTGGACGTGGACTGA
- a CDS encoding GroES family chaperonin, which yields MDAKLPIRMLHDRLLVALDTEAGDRRSSGGIVIPATAAMGRRLGWARVEAVGSQVRAVEVGDRVLFDPEDRAEVEVRGESFILLRERDLHAVASPRIDEGQTGLYL from the coding sequence ATGGACGCCAAGCTCCCGATCCGCATGCTGCACGACCGGCTCCTGGTCGCGCTCGACACGGAGGCCGGCGACCGCCGCTCGTCCGGCGGCATCGTCATCCCCGCCACCGCGGCGATGGGTCGCCGGCTCGGGTGGGCCCGCGTCGAGGCCGTCGGGTCCCAGGTCCGCGCGGTCGAGGTCGGCGACCGGGTGCTGTTCGACCCGGAGGACCGTGCCGAGGTCGAGGTCCGCGGCGAGAGCTTCATCCTGCTGCGCGAGCGCGACCTGCACGCCGTCGCGTCCCCGCGCATCGACGAGGGCCAGACCGGCCTGTACCTGTGA
- a CDS encoding DUF3618 domain-containing protein, translating to MARGNPDPAQTSPDVIVDELEVLLTRLSGNIDELVDRVKPGNVAKRQVQRVKEYFVDEQTGPRFEHIVPVVVGTVGTIAGFALLRRLLK from the coding sequence GTGGCACGAGGAAATCCGGACCCCGCCCAGACGTCCCCCGACGTGATCGTCGATGAGCTCGAGGTGCTGCTCACGCGGTTGAGCGGCAACATCGACGAGCTCGTCGACCGGGTCAAGCCCGGCAACGTCGCCAAGCGACAGGTGCAGCGCGTCAAGGAGTACTTCGTCGACGAGCAGACCGGACCGCGATTCGAGCACATCGTCCCGGTGGTCGTCGGCACGGTCGGCACGATCGCCGGCTTCGCGTTGCTGCGTCGACTCCTGAAGTGA
- the bcp gene encoding thioredoxin-dependent thiol peroxidase → MTTRLQPGDPAPDFTLPTDDGRSVTLSDLRGRRVIVYFYPAAMTPGCTKQACDFSDSIDRLQAEGFEVLGISPDQPEKLAKFRERDGLGITLLSDPDKQVLGAYGAFGEKKLYGKVVQGVIRSTFVIDAEGVVEVAQYNVKATGHVAKLRRDLGLDAA, encoded by the coding sequence ATGACGACGCGACTGCAGCCCGGCGATCCGGCACCCGATTTCACCCTCCCCACCGATGACGGGAGGTCGGTGACCCTCTCCGACCTGCGCGGACGTCGCGTGATCGTCTACTTCTACCCCGCCGCGATGACGCCGGGATGCACGAAGCAGGCCTGTGACTTCAGCGACTCGATCGACCGCCTGCAGGCCGAGGGCTTCGAGGTCCTGGGCATCAGCCCCGACCAGCCCGAGAAGCTGGCGAAGTTCCGCGAGCGCGACGGCCTGGGCATCACGCTGCTGTCCGACCCGGACAAGCAGGTGCTCGGTGCGTACGGGGCGTTCGGCGAGAAGAAGCTCTACGGCAAGGTCGTCCAGGGCGTCATCCGCTCGACCTTCGTGATCGATGCCGAGGGCGTCGTCGAGGTGGCGCAGTACAACGTCAAGGCCACCGGGCACGTCGCGAAGCTGCGACGCGACCTGGGTCTCGACGCCGCCTGA
- a CDS encoding SDR family oxidoreductase, with product MKSTGGRTALVTGAASGIGRAVAERLDSAGWTLGLIDLDAEGLARTTAGLDAAHAEVADVRSADEVGRAVTAITDALGPLDALACAAGVLVPGGLRDTTAADWQRHFDVNTTGVLHCLQAAEPHLNDGGAVAVVGSNAARVPRTGMLAYSASKAATAALVRAAGLELAARGIRCNVVEPGSTDTAMQRDLWPDPEAGRRAALDGDPGTYRVGIPLRRIADPDDVAALVAFLVSPDARHITLQQILVDGGASL from the coding sequence ATGAAATCCACCGGGGGGCGGACCGCCCTCGTCACGGGCGCCGCGTCGGGCATCGGACGCGCCGTCGCCGAGCGGCTCGACTCCGCCGGCTGGACGCTCGGGCTGATCGACCTCGACGCCGAAGGTCTCGCCCGGACGACCGCCGGCCTGGACGCGGCCCACGCCGAGGTGGCCGACGTCCGCTCGGCCGACGAGGTGGGTCGCGCCGTCACGGCGATCACCGACGCTCTCGGCCCGCTGGACGCGCTGGCGTGCGCCGCCGGCGTGCTCGTCCCGGGTGGCCTGCGCGACACGACCGCCGCCGACTGGCAGCGACACTTCGACGTCAACACCACGGGCGTCCTGCACTGCCTGCAGGCAGCGGAGCCGCACCTGAACGACGGCGGCGCCGTCGCGGTGGTGGGCTCGAACGCGGCCCGCGTGCCGCGCACCGGCATGCTCGCGTACTCGGCGTCGAAGGCGGCCACCGCGGCCCTCGTGCGCGCCGCCGGACTCGAGCTCGCCGCGCGCGGGATCCGCTGCAACGTCGTCGAGCCCGGCTCCACCGACACGGCCATGCAGCGCGACCTGTGGCCCGACCCCGAGGCCGGCCGGCGGGCCGCCCTCGATGGCGATCCGGGCACCTACCGCGTGGGCATCCCGCTGCGACGCATCGCCGACCCCGACGACGTCGCCGCCCTCGTGGCGTTCCTCGTCTCGCCCGACGCCCGCCACATC